Genomic window (Clupea harengus unplaced genomic scaffold, Ch_v2.0.2, whole genome shotgun sequence):
AAACTTTAATTAGAACCTTAATTAGAACCTTAATGTCCTAATCCTGTCCCTGCTGGCCTACTGCACTGCACGAGTTACCTACCCTGTGCTTTACCTACCACATCTGATTGAGCTCATCAGGAGCCCTGGTTAGAGTCTGGTGTTTTGATacagagtgtggtgtgtgtctcacttcAATACACCTTATACTATAATGCTGTGTGACATACCCCAGTGTGAGAAACAACACCTTTACAGTAGATTATCCTTGACTCTGGCCTCATGTGTCTCAAATTGAAACAGATAGGATTTGTCTCTGTCCTGTTTTCATGCTGTACTGATGCATACAACCTTTCAGCACCTGACTTGAAATACTGTGATGGACctttggtgtgtatgtatgtgtctgtctgtctgtctgtctgtctctgcagtgCCCTCCAGCAGCGGGAACTGGGAGGACGTCCAGGCCAAGGCCAGGCACCTGCTGCTGCACTCACACGGTGTGACCAGATGTACAGTCCAGCTCCAGTGCTCCCGGCTCAGGGCACCAAACATATGCACTAACTGCCAGCCTATCagtgcctgaacacacacacgcacacgcacacacacacacacacacacacacacacacacgcactcactcttTCATACAGAGCATATGctcacaccatatcacacacattGGTGCAGCTTTCCAACCATGCAAGTTGTCTTCGGAACTGCAGATCGTATGATGGTCTTCAAAGCTATTACTAAGCTGTTGACATGTATTATGCAAGGAAGTGGAATCATTTTTGCATTGGAAGTGCCAAAGGATATTCTAGTCTAGTTTCTGTTGATGAATGcacttttttaataaaaaaaaaacattgcatatTCTTCCCAGGTTTTTAAAACAAACTTGCCGAacttttgtaaaataaaaataagacttttcattttttttatatatatctaaTTCAAATCAACTTGAGCTTCATACATGTTTAGTTGTTTTATCTGTGGATGAAAATCATGGTTTCACCGTCATGATCTGTAAggagtactttttttttttttttacctttattgtatatattaattttggttttttattttgtgaggttgtgtgtgtgtgtgtgtgtgtgagtgtggaaatTGAAAGGCTCCTAAAGTCAAGTATGATGTCCAAGAGAGTGTCATGTTGAATTTTTAGTTGGGTATATCATGTCATTTCGGCCTCAAGGCGAAGCTTCCTTATGCAGATGTGCTCATGATGTATCTTAATTGTGACTTGCCTTTTTCACACTAATTGACTGTAtaattttgttctttctttccttgAACACACATTCTAAGAGCGAAGACTGCTGAGGTTCAGTGCAGTATTTACCAGACAGAAAATACCATAGAAAGGTGATAACGAAAGAAATGCAGGCTTGTGTTTTAAGTGACCCTTGCATCGTTCTCGACTGGTTTGAAGGCTTGTGGATTCAGGTCATGTTGCTTGAAACTCAATATCTAGCTTCACTATATCATGCACAAAGTGAGCTTATCCTCTCATAAATGCAGTGTTGGCAGTGTTTCTTTGGTGGCGTGTTGACTAAATAGTTAACACACAAATGATAATCAGATTGATTTTGCCTTCTTTGATAACAGTGATGGTATTAAAGACATGCTGTGCATTGGTCATGTTGAGTACTGTTTTTTACATATATAAAATGCTCTGTACCATGCACATGGTTTCTGTAAACCACAACCAAAGCATACTTTTTGAACAGCataaacattttgaaaatgcATCTCGCCTCTGCCAGTAATCTATACCATGCCTTCAGACCCTTAACTGGAAATGCACAACTCTGTGAATGCTAAAGGCATATTGTGCCAATGTGTTTCTTGTACAGTATTTTGCCAATGTTATGGCATCACAGCAGTTCATTATTTGGATGTTACTGTTAACACAGAGATGACTGGCCtgctttttgtgttgttttcattattaAACTGTAGTGACATTTGCCACGGGTGGTAGAATGCTCTGAAATGGGATCCGTTCCTTGTCATGATAGGCTTTTGACACTTGAGATTGAAAATTTGCACATTCCTTTAACTGGAACATACACAGTTTATGTTAGCAGTGTTGCTGTTGTCACATTGATTTATCTGTTTGTTCCATGTGGTCAGGATCTCattcctgttgttgttgtcattcaTAGGGTATCATCAGTGGCTTTTCACGGACACTGAGAATGTGAATAACTGGgtgttttgtttgaaataaaTATCTTTTCAGTATCTCCCTTGGCATTTTTGCACCATTTTGGAACCTTTAATGATCTGACTGGATTGACAACCGATAGTGAGGAGAGATGCTCTGTAGTTAGTTCTCACTGACACCACTAGGTGGCAATGGGTTCATACATTAGACTGTGCCTGTACTCTATGTGACGGAAGTAGATGTAAAAAGATGTACAGGACACTAAGACAGAACAAAGGACTTGATAAGACCTTTAGCGTTTGAGTAACTGTGATTGATTGAAGTCTATCCTTGGCAAGGGTCAAAGGGTCATGctagaaaaacagaaatgagtGAAAAACACTTCAAATTAAACATATGATTTTCGTTGGTTTCTCAATAACGTATTTATATAGTTTTGCTGTCAGCAATAACAGCCATTACATACAGTGCCCtgcagaattattggcaccctttagtAAAATTTAGTAAAATGAGATGCGAAAAAAAGTCTTTATTGTTTATCCTCATgatctttcattcaaaatattcacaaaaatctaacctttaattgaaacaaatatttttctcaaaaatatgtgtgccacaattattggcaccccttcatttaatattttgtgcagcctccctttgccaacaTAGCatctctgagtcttctcctataatgcgtgatgaggttggtgaacacatggcacgggatctgagaacattcctccatacagtatctccagatccttcagattctgaggttgACGCTTGTggactctcctcttcagctcatcccacagattttcaatggggtttaggtcgggggactgtgatggccatggcaaaacctttattctgcggtcggtgaaccatttttgtgtagattttgaGGTCAGGtttggatcattgtcctgctggaaggtccaaccacggacCACTTTAAGATTCCTGGcaggggctgttaggttttcatttaatatctgctggtatttgatggagtccatgttaccatgtatcctaacaagatgtacagggcctttggaagaaaaacagcaccacaacatcaaagatccgccaccatacttcacagtgggtatgaggtgcttctCTGTATGGCTATTTTTCTGTCtatgccaaacccacctttgatgtttgttgccaaaaagctctgttttggtctcatctgaacATATAACCcagtcccattgaaagtcccagtaacatttggcaaactgtaggcgctttagtttgttgttgattggcagcagaggcttttttctggcaaccctcccaatcaacttgtggtgatgtaggtggcgtctgatggtagttttggacactttctgaccccaagactcaacaaacctctgcaattctccagctgtgatccttggagattcttttgccagtcgaattATCCTCCTAACGGTGCGTgtggtcaatgtacacacactccctcttctTAAcctctcctgtcgctttaaccTTCTTAATTATTgtcatgatagtggaaatgggtattttcaacagtttagagattttctaatatccatttcctgatttgtgcagctcaacaacctttcatcacacattgtcactgttcttgggtctttcccatagtgatgaaagactaagggaatttggcctgtgtcacctcatatttatacttcagtgaaacaggaagtcatggttgaccacttaagagtcCCTAATCAAACatgtgaacttaaaaatgtaaaacatgaatgGAAATAttattcagttagattttaattataagattttctagcggtgccaataattgtggcacacatgctTTGtagaaaaatatgtatttaatgtcaacaatgaaaatatttttgtgaatattttgagtgaaagactgtgggagcctggccttgcaagggcaaacagtgggtacacaaactggaaaagagcaGTCAGACAAAGGAGTTCCGGTGAACAGAACTTAGGattttattgtacaaactgaagggggaaaagggaggggcgcacaaaggtaactcaaaaagcttcaccggtctggccgttggcgtcaggggctccgtcgggctcttcctgaggcaagagagagatagacagcgaTTACTCGTCTTCAGTAATATAAAAGGCAGGCCGCGGGCCTCCTACCCTGAaactgtcttggaaggcgtctggttctcactcctctgtagctcaagacagtctggcttccatatcctctggttgagtttaaaaaggcccctgattgcctgattgattcagtgcacctgggagggacaaccagagacacctgggtggggaggagttccctatgagaatcctctggggtagtaccgcccatcacaacacacacacacacacacacacacacacacacacacacacacagtagtaggggtagtaccgcccatccaacaccatgcctcttaattgccttagtttggctgtactcagccatgtggggcactgctcaccggcttTGCCATCacaagaccaagaggataaacattttttcatagcctgttttgctcatattcactaagggtggcaataattctggagggcactgtatacaAGGAAATACAAATCATGtctgcgattttttttttcagtcatggACAAAGCCCTCTGTTGTAACCCTGTTACCAGGCAATGTGGTTACTAGGGAAGTTATGAGAGATAACAACACAAGCAGTTAGGCGTGTGTATTTACTTAACACAAATTAGTTTTACTACACTCACTTTGCTCAAATGCTATATCTTGACCAATAAGACATGGACATGATGTCCTTTTCTTTTATTGCTTGTGAGTACATCATCTAGGAGTGTTCTGTCTTACACTAGCTCTGTTTCTAAGCAGAGAAGGAATGTTTAAAGAATAAAGGTTTATATCGGTAGCATCAGCACAGAGATGCCAAGCCaaagtgtgtctgtcagtggccCCTGACAAGAACAGACCTTCTGATGGAGTCAAGTGGCTACAGGGCCATGAGCTCACTCTATTTCCTGGTCACATGATTTGCTGGTGGGAAACCATGACAGCATAGGCGAGTAGAGCAGTCAGTCACGTACACAGGACAGGGCATGAGGTCATAGTTACACTTTACCGTGTctgctctctcccactccagATTTCTGAATGAACAGTGTGGCCCCCAGCCCAACCTAGGGGCCACACTAGTGTTTATACACCAAAGAGGGCAATGACAGTGAAGAGGAATAATGTCAGCTTTGTTTTAACTTTTTGTCTCAGTAATTTGAGGCGAACAAATCTCTCAaaccagacattttttttttatcaatacgACTCAAATAATGTTATCTTTACATAATAGTTTATAGTTTAGGGTATACATAGCTTTGATAAAGAGCTAATGGCTGGCACCTCATGGAATCCTCTATGTGCCATAATGATCCACTGATGTTCACTTCTCTACTAGAAGCAGAATTCCACAATAAGAGGATTGTCTCTGAATGTCAGTGACAAGGTGATCATCATTAACTAGTGCAGCAATGAAAACAGCAAATGTCTCTAGGAAGAAACATGGCTGAGTGTTAATTGTCAGTTTTTGTCAACAAGTTTCGATATATCAACACGTgcatttatttctgtttctgttcagaGATCAAATTGGTTTTAATTGAAGAACTGAACAGTATAAACAAGTGAGCCCAACATGTGTCTGATCATTCTGTCTAAATTCATTGTGTCCACTGAGGCATGAACATCATGCTCAAATGACCTTAGCAAATCACAATAGTCAACACTATATGTACACTGAGATCATTGGTTTTACAACGATTCATCTTTTGTTATGGATTACTGCTAAAGATACACTTCAACACAATAGAGCATGAATCACAGAGGCACTTATGAAGCTTTCCAATCGTGttatttatatatgtttaaAATTCTGGTCATCATGACAGATTTCCACAGTATATGGGAAAGAACTTcactgtgttttaaaatgacaaaattgtattttcttttaaaCTCCCTTATTGATTTTGTGTATTTTCACGGGAGTGTGCTGAGTTGCTGTAACAGAAGGCAGTGTCTATCAGAAAATTAATCTCACAGTAATTATGTTAAGAGCTGGATTGTGACTCAGTGATAGTCAGTAAGTATGAAATTACAAAATGACCATTTTTGTATCACTTTATTTTACTGTACACAGATTGTTATATTAACACATTTTAAGAGCACAAACATTCTTATAAACATATTTTTCAGATGTGCAGAAGATACATCACTTTCACATTTATTTTAAGTTGGGTAGCCAAAGCATAGACTGAGACAACGTAGGCTGTAACCCACCAATTTAGCAGAAGCATTTCCGCACACTGATCGTCCATGAGCCTAGTCTGTGCAGAAAGGATTCCGCTAGACTGGTGAGAGGTGCCGGCGCAGGTGTCTCTGAAGCAGGGAGGCATGTTCGTGGCTTTCATTTAGTCAGGCTCTtcaccagctccagctccttcaCCGGCTTCCATTGTTGGTTTATGGTGATGAGCTGAAGGTGAGGGGTTGAGGAAAAGCTATTGAATGTACTTAAAATATTCGAGACGTTGGGAGTTGTGAGATTGGTGACCAGCATTGGTGAACAACATTGGTCAAATTTTGACGTCACTATGAATTTCTAGATAGCTTCTTTGAAACTGGATGTCACGCGAGGATGACTCAGCAGAGAATTCTCTGATAACAACGTTGCCTCAGTTTTTTAAAGTTGTTTtcaatatataattataatatatatatatatatatatatatataattcagAATACATTTGAATGCACATTTATAGAACGCATGAATATTTAATCCTACCTTTTGTGGTTTGGATGGATCTACCCTCTCCCAGGGCTCTGGATTTTTCGACCGGTTAAGTCTAGAAAATGTACATTAATGATATATCAATTATGTAAATGAACCTATGAGCCATTTTTGACAAATGTAGTCAGAATCTGCAATAGGAAAGCAATTGAGATACTATTTTTTTTATGAGAGGCCATCACATAGTCGACCTATCTCTGGTCTAacttaatcaaaacaaaatgttcGAAAAGAGAAAGCTTCTCACATCACATCAGGCTTGGTCAGCAAGAAGTAAAGTGACGCAGTAGCGGCACCAGCTGCCGCCATACCCGTGAATCCAATTAAGGGAATAAGCTGGAAATATATATGATCAAATAGTCTAAATCAAGGCATTAATAATTCAAAACAAATTTGACGCAAAATAGTTTGAATGCTTCCACATACATAATATGTGGATTTCTCTTTCACTTTACACTCTCAATCCTACCTCTTTTCTCTTCCGTAACATCAAAAAGAACCCAGACATGTTGCCTAAATCTATAAAAGAATGGAAAATAAATTCAAACTAGTTACTTTTAAAgaatttaagaattattttatCATGAACTACACACGGGCTCTCAGCATATTCCCAGCATCACACGGAAGCCAGGCGTTCATTCCTACCTTCCTCGGTTTAGCAATTGGCAGTTCAAGGTGCGTCTGTGAGCAGCATCCTGATACGAACCCTTATAGCTCACCACCGTAGAAGTGATACGAGTTTCAAGGCACGTACACAAACGTCCGGTATCAAAATCAATCGCAGAAACTAATTATGCAGAACAAGTTAGTTGTCACCAAGGGACAGGAACGCCCCCTGATGGCTTTACCATACCATAAATAAATGAACGTGAAGAGATACAGATGGCGCCAAAAGCATGCAGATGTTTCTTTTCAATAACCACAGCTCTAAACGTATTGCACCTGCTCAGTATTTCCGAGCAAGACCGCAAAATGCTCATTGACAATAATAGGTATTCACAAGGATCTCACAAAACAAGGATAGGATCACTAGAAACAAAGCACCTTGTATAATCACTAGACAGGATGTGTAGTAGGCCTACACTACATATTttgcatatttatttaaaataaacattaaacatatatacacatgtatacacatacattttttcGCTTGCCATGGGAACATCATTCATGTAAAAAGGTGTTGATAATTTTCTATTTCTTGTACATTGAGGGAGGGCTTCACATTTTGCAAGGCTTTAATGAAGTATTTTTGCTGGATTCTGGAAGCTTCCATGCTCTCCTCATGAAGAGTCAAAAGAGCCGCCtgataagaagaaaaaaaaaaacaggcagattAGGATAAGAGAGGATTCGTCATTTCAAAAAATACAGTTTTCGTTTTCCTCCTTACCTCTTTGCATAGATTTTCTAGGTCAGCTCCAGAGAAGAGTGATGTTTGAGTCGCCAGTTCTTCCAAGGACACATCTGAATCCAGCGGCATCCTTTCTGTGCAAAGCCTCAGTATGGCCAGTCGAGCCTACCGGGAGTACCATTCCCATCCAGATTAGTTTTCTTTTGTGTGCTGTACCTACAGTGTAACTCATGTCTGAACTTCTTTGCACAAGACTTGAAAGACCATGCATGCATTTACCTCATAGTCTGGGGGTGGTACATAGATGATCTGATCGAGCCTGCCAGGACGCATCAGGGCACTGTCCAAAGCATCAGGGCGATTTGTTGCAGCAACAATCATCACATCTTTGTTGCAAACCTCATGGAACTCCATCTAAAAGATGCAAGATACACAGTCAAGGCAATTTTCAGACATGCTTAGAGGCTGTGTATTGATGGGTTAActcacaaaatcacacaaaagcacattcTTCATTTCTTCCATTAAAAGGGCCAGGGgtgtaactatagggggtgcagcaggtgcagctgcacctgggcccgtgggtcttgggggcgGGTAGCCGGGGGTTTTTCAAccaagaaaaatatctgcgcagggggagggggtgtggcggcggcggttagtgacataccctgacaatttcacagttttaagtgttgtaggctgaatatctgcgcagggggagggggcgtggcggcagcggcggttacaaacatggggtacgggactgtaaaatgtttgggaaccactgccttacgccactgactagggcctgtcataatagcctgcacctgggcccgtcgtaactacgttacgccactgaaaAGGGCCTCTTTACGTTTTCATTACAAAGCTGTCCGTGAATGGCAACACTgacctgctgctcctgctgggaCTCTGGATGCCCCTCGGACTCGCACAGCTTCTTCTGGGTGCTTCTCCTCTCGGCCGTCTTAAGGCCGACCCCATCCAGCTCGTTCAGCAGCACTGACAGCACCTGGGCCTGGACACTGTGGGCAGCACGAGCGCCCCCTCTGGAGCCCAGGATGGTGTCCACCTCGTCCAGGAACACAATGGAGGGGGCACAGGCCCTTGCCTGACGGAACAGCTGCAAAGGAGAAGAGCTTAACATTGTTTACCACGGTCAACTATCATAAAATAAGCCATTTGCTGACAATTGCATGCATCTTAATATGAAATTTAAACTTAAACTTACTTAAAATGCTAAAATCTAAATATATTGCATATTTCATACAAATAGTATAGAAACTGGAGTGTAATGGTTTGTTAAGAAGAAATATGAACCTGCGCCAAGGCCTTCTCAGAGTCTCCAACAAAGGGTGAGAAGAGGTCAgctccactgacagacagaaaggcacAGTGTGAGGAGGTGGCCACAGCTTTGACCAGGGTGGTCTTGGCACATCCTGGTGGCCCGTAGAGAAGTATACCTTTGGGGCGTGACAGGCCCAGTCTTATGAACGACTCGGGGTATTTCATGGGCCACTCAATACTCTGAGGAAAATCAGAAAAATATGTGTTAATTACACTGGCATGATGACAATATCCAATACAGCATCCTCACAAATACTGAAATGGAAATGCaggcatatatatttatataatatatttgaATTTTAGGAATCATAATTAGTTGCTTTAAAAACCCATCAAGATGtatcaaaaatgaaaacaactaacaaaatacattttataagtccaaaaatgaaaagaaagaagattaAGCACCTGTTTTAATTTGAGTTTCACGTCATCAAGTCCCCCTATCTGTTCCCAGGAGATTGGCTTGTAATCGGTCAGGCCAATACTGCTTCTTAAACAAGAAGGCTGTACCCGCTTTAGGGCTTCATGGAAGTGGTGCATTCCAATGGATTTCTCCTCCGAGCCCTTATAAAGCAGTAGACAAAACATGTTAATGACTCCGTTAATTAGttagattaattaattaatatccAATTAGATTCAGCATTTGAGTTTGATTTCCTCGTGTAAAACATTTGGGCTTCCGTACCTCTGGGGAGTGGAGGATGGCCTCAAGAGCGGCCTCCCTGCAGAGGGCACTCAGGTCAGCACCCACATATCCAGTGGTCACTTCAGCCAGGGCAGTGAAATCAACACTGCTTGAGAGGGGCATCTTGTCACTTACACATTCCAGGATTGATTTTCTTTGTCTAAGGGTTGGAACACCGATGATgacctagaaaaaaaaaaaagacaaggaaaCTTAAGTTTTTGTCAGGATATAGAGTCACGTATACTTTCAATAAGTCACGCAACCGCAACCACTGTAAGTTTAACCAACTTCACCTCTCTGTCAAATCTGCCAGGCCTCCTAAGAGCAGGATCTAATGTGTCGGGCTGATTTGTTGCTCCAATTATGACAAAGTGGTCTTTACTGGCGATGCCGTCCATCAAGGTCAGCAACTGGGCCACCACTCTGTTCTCTGGCGCGCTTGATGAGCCTGCTCTCTTCGGACACAGGGAGTCTATCTCATCTATGAACAAGACACATCGTCCCTCTTCAGAAGCTGCCTGAGCCTGCTGGAACATGGCCCTCAagttctcctcactctctccaggcCTGGATCCAAGGATCACGGGTCCGTTAATCGTTATCAGAGTGGCACCGACCTCGTTTACCAGGCTTCGCACTAGCATGCTCTT
Coding sequences:
- the spata5l1 gene encoding spermatogenesis-associated protein 5-like protein 1: MMSMKELQLLPCDPQDKNTQRCRIGPGLMASLRLTIGTPVLISTPGGACLCTAWPRSDLAEGYFQFDTRCATPNFSRSIYKSLPFNCEDIRPLNCPKLKRVKVNVVVKSMKFKKMMPSHLISENVKEILSGMYVHEKHIITISSFATEMTCIHIENANSGSTKAGLVTEKTFLEIAAVITLAEHRRRTAEELPRISMGGMEDIYASLKELINLPLFYPNTLRKLGVSCPRGVLLVGPPGVGKSMLVRSLVNEVGATLITINGPVILGSRPGESEENLRAMFQQAQAASEEGRCVLFIDEIDSLCPKRAGSSSAPENRVVAQLLTLMDGIASKDHFVIIGATNQPDTLDPALRRPGRFDREVIIGVPTLRQRKSILECVSDKMPLSSSVDFTALAEVTTGYVGADLSALCREAALEAILHSPEGSEEKSIGMHHFHEALKRVQPSCLRSSIGLTDYKPISWEQIGGLDDVKLKLKQSIEWPMKYPESFIRLGLSRPKGILLYGPPGCAKTTLVKAVATSSHCAFLSVSGADLFSPFVGDSEKALAQLFRQARACAPSIVFLDEVDTILGSRGGARAAHSVQAQVLSVLLNELDGVGLKTAERRSTQKKLCESEGHPESQQEQQMEFHEVCNKDVMIVAATNRPDALDSALMRPGRLDQIIYVPPPDYEARLAILRLCTERMPLDSDVSLEELATQTSLFSGADLENLCKEAALLTLHEESMEASRIQQKYFIKALQNVKPSLNVQEIENYQHLFT
- the cunh15orf48 gene encoding normal mucosa of esophagus-specific gene 1 protein is translated as MSGFFLMLRKRKELIPLIGFTGMAAAGAATASLYFLLTKPDVILNRSKNPEPWERVDPSKPQKLITINQQWKPVKELELVKSLTK